A stretch of Lutra lutra chromosome 9, mLutLut1.2, whole genome shotgun sequence DNA encodes these proteins:
- the BANF2 gene encoding barrier-to-autointegration factor-like protein yields the protein MDHMSPRLRAFLSEPIGEKDVAWVDGISRELAINLVTKGFNKAYILLGQFLLMHKNEAEFQKWLICCCGATECEAQESSHCLKEWCSCFL from the exons ATGGATCACATGTCTCCCAGGCTGAGAGCCTTCCTCTCTGAACCCATTGGAGAAAAGGATGTTGCCTGGGTGGATGGGATCAGCCGTGAGCTTGCAATCAATTTGGTCACCAAAGGTTTCAACAag GCCTACATCCTCTTGGGACAGTTCCTTCTGATGCATAAGAACGAAGCAGAGTTCCAGAAGTGGCTTATCTGTTGCTGCGGCGCGACCGAGTGTGAGGCCCAGGAGAGTTCTCACTGTCTGAAGGAGTGGTGCTCCTGCTTCCTCTAG